The following are encoded together in the Anopheles nili chromosome 3, idAnoNiliSN_F5_01, whole genome shotgun sequence genome:
- the LOC128722525 gene encoding angiotensin-converting enzyme-like — translation MRIRSVVLVVFALVCCAFGGRLRSRNDDVGDEEAAARHYVEHIDVEILERRNVGVEAEWAYESDINDANLLVKNEVAAANAVFLKEVADTLNKYDYESFQDEDLKRKMRKLTKLGYSVLPEDKFADMLDAINRMQDNYAKVKVCDYHDGSKCDLALEPELTEIFATSRDPEELKYYWQQWYDAAGAPTRDDFQKYVDLNGEAARMNNYATGAEYWLSAYEDDTFEEQVDAVMEQLRPLFEQIHANVRFQLRKYYGDDVVSEKGPIPMHLLGNMWAQDWAGVADITSPFPDRQLLDVTEEMVRQGYNPIQMFEMGDEFFQSLNMTKLPDSFWEKSILEKPDDGRDLVCHASAWEFSKTDDVRIKQCTRVTMDQFFTAHHELGHVQYFLQYQHLPSMYRDGANPGFHEAVGDVLSLSVSTPKHLEKIGLLKDFVLDEESKLNQFYSAALNKLVFLPFAYTIDKYRWGIFRGDIKPEEYNCKFWEMRSKFGGVEPPVVRSEADLDAPAKYHVSADVEYLRYFVSFIIQFQFHRAACEKAGEYVPGDPEKTLNDCDIYQSVEAGNAIKAMLELGSSKPWPDAMEVLTGERRMNADALIEYFQPLYDWLVVENDRLGAHVGWEETTSKLWNVCHTRA, via the exons ATGAGGATCCGTTCGGTTGTGCTTGTGGTGTTCGCACTGGTGTGCTGTGCTTTCGGTGGCCGACTTCGTTCAAGGAACGATGATGTCGGTGATGAAGAAGCCGCAGCTCGCCACTACGTGGAGCATATTGACGTGGAGATTCTGGAGCGGCGCAATGTTGGCGTCGAAGCCGAATGGGCCTACGAGTCCGATATCAACGATGCCAATTTGTTGGTGAAAAATGAGGTGGCTGCTGCGAACGCCGTGTTCCTCAAA GAAGTAGCCGATACGCTGAACAAGTATGACTATGAGAGCTTCCAAGATGAAGATTTGAAGCGGAAAATGCGAAAGCTAACGAAACTGGGATATTCCGTGTTGCCGGAGGATAAGTTCGCTGACATGCTGGACGCCATCAATAGGATGCAAGATAACTACGCTAAGGTGAAGGTGTGCGACTACCACGACGGTAGCAAGTGCGATTTGGCCCTTGAACCGGAGCTGACGGAGATCTTTGCCACCAGCCGTGACCCTGAGGAGCTGAAGTACTACTGGCAGCAGTGGTACGATGCGGCCGGAGCCCCAACGCGAGACGATTTCCAGAAATATGTCGACCTGAACGGTGAAGCAGCGCGGATGAATA ATTACGCGACCGGTGCTGAATACTGGCTGAGTGCGTACGAGGACGATACGTTCGAGGAACAGGTCGACGCCGTGATGGAGCAGCTACGTCCACTGTTCGAGCAGATACACGCAAACGTGCGCTTTCAGCTGCGGAAGTACTACGGAGATGATGTGGTGTCCGAAAAGGGTCCGATTCCGATGCACCTGCTTGGAAACATGTGGGCACAGGATTGGGCAGGAGTCGCAGATATCACCAGTCCATTTCCCGATCGCCAGTTGTTGGACGTGACGGAAGAGATGGTTCGCCAAGGATACAATCCAATTCAAATGTTCGAGATGGGTGACGAGTTCTTCCAGTCGTTGAACATGACAAAGTTGCCAGA CTCATTCTGGGAGAAGAGCATTCTCGAGAAGCCGGATGACGGACGGGATTTGGTGTGCCATGCTAGCGCCTGGGAGTTCTCGAAGACGGATGACGTGCGTATTAAGCAGTGCACTCGCGTGACGATGGATCAGTTCTTCACGGCACACCACGAGCTAGGGCATGTGCAGTATTTCCTGCAGTATCAACACCTTCCCAGCATGTACCGAGATGGAGCCAACCCTGGCTTCCATGAGGCCGTGGGTGATGTGCTTTCTCTGTCGGTTTCCACCCCGAAGCATCTCGAAAAGATTGGCCTCCTGAAGGACTTTGTGTTGGACGAAGAATCCAAGCTGAATCAATTCTATAGTGCCGCCTTGAATAAGCTTGTGTTCTTGCCGTTCGCTTACACGATTGACAAGTACCGTTGGGGAATCTTCCGTGGGGACATTAAACCTGAAGAGTACAACTGCAAGTTCTGGGAGATGCGCTCCAAATTTGGAGGTGTTGAACCTCCAGTAGTTCGCTCGGAAGCTGATCTAGACGCACCCGCGAAGTACCACGTGTCGGCTGATGTCGAATACCTGCGCTACTTTGTATCGTTCATAATTCAGTTCCAATTCCATCGTGCTGCTTGTGAGAAGGCAGGAGAGTACGTTCCAGGGGATCCGGAAAAGACGCTGAACGATTGCGATATCTATCAGAGTGTTGAAGCGGGCAATGCGATTAAAGCGATGTTGGAGCTGGGTTCTTCTAAGCCGTGGCCCGATGCGATGGAGGTGCTTACAGGAGAAAGACGCATGAACGCGGACGCCCTGATCGAGTACTTCCAGCCGTTGTACGATTGGTTGGTGGTTGAAAACGATCGCCTTGGAGCCCACGTTGGATGGGAAGAAACCACGAGTAAGTTATGG AATGTGTGCCATACTAGAGCATAG
- the LOC128722520 gene encoding angiotensin-converting enzyme-like: MKCVFLITVAIGLVCHVSASVWPHPHLAAQEREVSRYLNGIENAILAHRNTASEANWAYDSNITDDNLDAKNEVATENAAFFKQISEHLSRYDYENFRNQDLKRRVKKLVGLGYSALPEKKFTEMLDAINNMKENYAKIKVCEYRDRTRCELALEPELTEILANSRDPEELKYYWQQWYDAAGAPTREDFQKYVDLNSEAAKLNNYDSGAESWLSAYEDDTFEEQADAVMEEMRPFYEQLHGYVRYKLRKYYGERVVSEKGPIPMHLLGNMWAQGWGNIADITSPFGDRQLLDVTDEMVRQGYNPIQMFEMGDEFFQSLNMTKLPPTFWEKSILEKPDDGRDLICHASAWDFSKQGDVRIKQCTRVTMEQFFTVHHELGHIQYYLQYENLPSMYRGGANPGFHEAVGDVLSLSVSTPKHLEKIGLLKDFVLDEESKLNQFYRSALTKLSFLPFAYTLDKYRWGIFRGDIKPEEYNCKFWEMRSKYSGVEPPVVRSEEDLDAPAKYHVSADVEYLRYFVSYIIQFQFHRAACEKAGEYVKGDPEKTLNDCDIYQSTEAGNAIKAMLQVGASKPWPDAMEVLTGVRRMSADAMIEYFQPLYDWLVAENERLGVPVGWEASDNWSTAG; this comes from the exons ATGAAGTGCGTATTTTTAATCACGGTGGCCATTGGGCTCGTGTGTCACGTGAGTGCTAGTGTTTGGCCGCACCCGCATTTGGCAGCCCAGGAACGGGAGGTATCGCGGTACCTAAATGGGATCGAAAACGCAATCCTAGCCCATCGCAACACCGCCAGTGAAGCGAATTGGGCGTACGATTCCAACATCACGGACGATAATTTGGACGCCAAGAACGAGGTCGCTACGGAAAATGCCGCTTTCTTCAAG CAAATCTCGGAGCATCTCTCTCGGTACGACTACGAAAACTTCCGAAATCAAGACCTGAAGCGACGCGTGAAGAAGCTCGTGGGATTGGGCTATTCCGCGTTGCCGGAGAAAAAGTTTACCGAAATGCTGGACGCCATCAACAACATGAAAGAAAATTACGCCAAAATTAAGGTGTGTGAGTATCGCGATAGGACCCGTTGTGAGTTGGCTTTGGAACCGGAGCTGACGGAGATCCTGGCTAACAGTCGTGACCCGGAGGAGCTGAAGTACTACTGGCAGCAGTGGTACGATGCGGCCGGAGCCCCGACGCGAGAGGATTTCCAGAAATATGTCGACCTGAACAGCGAAGCAGCTAAGCTAAACA ATTATGACTCGGGTGCCGAATCCTGGCTAAGCGCGTATGAGGACGACACATTCGAAGAACAAGCCGATGCGGTTATGGAAGAGATGAGACCGTTTTACGAACAACTGCACGGTTACGTACGGTACAAGTTGCGCAAGTACTACGGCGAGAGGGTCGTATCTGAAAAGGGCCCGATTCCGATGCACCTGCTCGGTAACATGTGGGCGCAGGGATGGGGCAACATCGCGGACATTACCAGCCCGTTCGGAGACCGTCAGCTGCTGGATGTGACGGATGAGATGGTCCGACAGGGATACAATCCCATTCAGATGTTCGAGATGGGTGACGAGTTCTTCCAGTCGCTGAACATGACCAAACTGCCTCC AACATTTTGGGAGAAGAGTATCCTTGAGAAGCCGGATGACGGACGCGATTTGATCTGTCACGCTAGTGCGTGGGATTTCTCGAAGCAAGGAGATGTGCGCATCAAGCAATGCACTCGCGTGACGATGGAGCAGTTCTTCACGGTGCATCACGAGCTGGGTCACATCCAGTACTATCTCCAGTATGAGAACCTTCCCAGCATGTATCGCGGTGGTGCGAATCCTGGCTTCCATGAGGCAGTAGGAGATGTACTGTCGCTGTCAGTATCCACCCCGAAGCATCTCGAAAAAATCGGCCTCCTGAAGGACTTCGTGCTGGACGAGGAATCGAAGCTCAATCAGTTCTACCGCTCGGCCTTGACAAAGCTTTCATTCCTACCGTTCGCTTACACACTGGACAAATACCGCTGGGGAATCTTCCGTGGGGACATTAAGCCTGAAGAGTACAACTGCAAGTTCTGGGAGATGCGCTCGAAGTACTCAGGGGTCGAGCCCCCGGTAGTTCGCTCAGAAGAGGACTTGGACGCTCCAGCCAAGTACCACGTGTCGGCCGATGTCGAGTATCTGCGCTACTTTGTGTCATACATCATCCAGTTCCAATTTCATCGTGCTGCTTGTGAGAAGGCAGGAGAGTACGTTAAGGGTGACCCGGAAAAGACGCTGAACGATTGCGATATCTACCAGAGCACCGAGGCGGGTAATGCCATTAAGGCAATGCTCCAGGTGGGAGCATCTAAGCCGTGGCCCGATGCGATGGAGGTCCTTACGGGAGTCAGGCGTATGAGTGCCGATGCAATGATCGAGTACTTCCAACCGCTGTACGATTGGTTGGTGGCCGAGAACGAACGTCTCGGAGTACCTGTCGGATGGGAGGCATCTGATA ATTGGTCAACAGCTGGCTAA
- the LOC128722518 gene encoding angiotensin-converting enzyme-like, whose product MTIGTSWSVAWLVLLSVATIAAGPVHRRSAEEATMSEAEVRQSLEAIELRYQQAKARQTLAAWAYGSNLTQINLVKKTAAAAEFAQEAKNIAHELRELSTDQLENDDLKRRIKKLSKLNYAVLPEDKFRELLGAIANMESNYAKAKFCAYGDSSKCDLSLEPELTEIFANHRDPEELKHYWVQWYNATGLPVRDSFQKYVDLNREAALQNNFSSGADVWLKEYDDITFEQQVDDVIEQIRPLYEQLHAYVRYKLRQRYGDKLVSPTGPIPMHLLGNLWAQTWDNIADFTTPFPEKKLLDVTDEMIRQGYTPIKMFQMGDDFFTSLNMTKLPASFWEKSILEKPADGRELVCHASAWDFFSKDDVRIKQCTRVNMREFFVVHHELGHIQYYLQYQNQPVEYRGGANPGFHEAVGDVLSLSVATPKHLIKVGLLKDYEEDEQVKINQFYRAGVTKLVFLPFAYTLDKYRWGVFRGEIKPKDYNCKFWQLRSRYSGVEPPVVRSEQDFDPPAKYHVSADVEYLRYFVSYVIQFQFHRAACALAGEYVKGDPEKTLNNCDIYQSTAAGNKLKEMLALGSSKPWPDAMEVLTGERRMSADAILEYFDPLYQWLLAENKRVGAHVGWTESEKCTSHPIDFITA is encoded by the exons ATGACGATCGGGACGAGCTGGTCGGTAGCCTGGCTAGTGCTGCTATCCGTGGCCACCATCGCTGCTGGACCCGTTCACCGTCGTTCGGCGGAGGAAGCCACGATGTCTGAGGCCGAGGTTCGCCAATCACTCGAAGCGATCGAGCTGCGTTATCAGCAAGCGAAAGCGCGTCAAACGTTAGCCGCTTGGGCGTACGGATCGAACTTGACACAGATTAACCTCGTGAAGAAGACGGCAGCCGCGGCTGAGTTTGCCCAGGAGGCAAAG AACATTGCCCACGAGCTGCGCGAATTGTCTACCGATCAGTTGGAGAACGACGATTTGAAACGTCGTATCAAAAAGCTCTCGAAACTGAACTATGCCGTGCTGCCGGAGGATAAATTCCGTGAGCTGCTTGGAGCGATCGCTAACATGGAATCGAACTACGCGAAGGCAAAGTTCTGTGCGTATGGTGATTCAAGCAAGTGTGATCTCTCGCTCGAGCCGGAGCTGACGGAAATCTTTGCTAACCATCGCGATCCGGAAGAGCTGAAACACTACTGGGTGCAGTGGTACAACGCGACTGGGTTGCCGGTACGTGATTCCTTCCAGAAGTACGTTGACCTGAACCGCGAAGCCGCTCTCCAGAATA ATTTCAGCTCCGGTGCGGACGTTTGGCTGAAGGAATACGACGACATCACGTTCGAGCAGCAGGTCGATGACGTTATCGAACAGATACGGCCACTGTACGAACAGCTGCACGCGTACGTCCGATACAAGTTGCGGCAGAGGTACGGCGACAAGCTGGTTTCACCGACTGGTCCCATTCCGATGCATTTACTTGGCAACCTGTGGGCACAGACGTGGGATAAT ATCGCTGACTTTACAACGCCCTTCCCGGAGAAGAAGCTGTTGGATGTCACCGATGAGATGATCCGCCAAGGGTACACCCCGATCAAGATGTTCCAGATGGGTGATGACTTCTTCACCTCGCTTAACATGACGAAGCTACCTGC ATCGTTCTGGGAGAAGAGCATCCTGGAGAAGCCCGCCGACGGTCGGGAATTGGTGTGTCACGCAAGTGCGTGGGACTTCTTCTCGAAAGATGACGTGCGCATCAAGCAGTGCACTCGCGTGAACATGCGCGAGTTCTTCGTGGTACATCACGAGCTGGGTCACATCCAGTATTACCTGCAGTACCAGAATCAACCCGTTGAGTACCGAGGTGGAGCAAACCCTGGGTTCCACGAGGCCGTCGGTGATGTCCTGTCACTCTCCGTAGCGACTCCGAAGCATCTCATAAAGGTGGGCCTGTTGAAGGACTACGAGGAGGATGAACAGGTGAAGATCAACCAGTTCTATCGGGCCGGTGTGACGAAGTTGGTGTTCCTGCCATTCGCGTACACGCTCGACAAGTACCGCTGGGGAGTGTTCCGGGGCGAAATCAAGCCCAAGGACTACAACTGCAAGTTCTGGCAGCTACGATCGCGCTACTCTGGTGTAGAGCCTCCGGTTGTGCGCTCGGAGCAGGATTTCGATCCACCGGCCAAGTACCACGTGTCGGCTGATGTCGAGTATCTGCGATACTTCGTGTCGTACGTGATTCAATTCCAGTTCCACCGAGCTGCCTGTGCCCTAGCGGGCGAGTACGTAAAGGGTGATCCTGAGAAAACGCTCAACAACTGCGACATCTACCAGAGCACAGCAGCCGGAAATAAGTTGAA GGAAATGCTTGCTCTTGGATCCTCGAAACCATGGCCAGATGCAATGGAAGTGCTGACCGGAGAGCGTAGGATGAGTGCAGACGCCATTCTGGAGTATTTCGATCCTCTGTACCAGTGGTTGTTGGCAGAAAACAAGCGCGTTGGAGCGCACGTTGGCTGGACCGAATCCGAGA AGTGTACCTCACACCCGATTGACTTCATTACGGCTTAA
- the LOC128723568 gene encoding centrosomal protein of 104 kDa codes for MARKVPFKVVFASDEDSDYPASELNGHNPTVHGWRSNADSSVSPKEIVLRFFHPARIVRIQVLAHQYYIPERIELWIHYSSKSAPSTPSSQSFEYMGFVALSDNASTNYTSRELQSVTVAPKVGSHLKLRLGPAHPNQFNKDNQVALLAINILGEELTADELAASQGNVSALLNAVPANIDTLTSSLASACDDLSYSMYVEESICEVVRKMELLKVQAVQDERFEYARKLKLCMGALRTAGERLGRYALAKRQAVQAEDFTTARLRKEQIEMYRKAVFDQLRVELLLQSDKSVTSNDSCSELYASKPTLPSPPSLQDVASALSADSTLPHAHHMHTHAGLEGAKLPASDATDSTTTSNSASGSSAGSVPVKPEGRTSQQSLTRPDEMAHGSPLLSHKGRSPMRSPTNTGSLRRRNKSAPRNSYEDYDERAIPTLSAHTNDFLRECQGTAIIEQEGGKIRCKLNDRERRQAALPILIFGMELVELIYSRQFTDREEGLIRLRGILKQEIEPEPQLQAAQAGPNKICRGATLLLHRGVRDAVFSVFSQATESVRSLFMEFVPNRVSASEVARSVDRLLPELLSKSGDPSARVHTLAQHTILSIAACPEVREQHLIAPALSRPVGNGTHPRLALSRMQMLEQLVLSQGISNDKQSGLACRTLSEAGCSGIHHPAESVRKVAERVLLLVYKVNPRLVRKQLPPDDDVTRRNLLYRQLFTEFDKIDLQRKKEMLENKQFCGPSSFAGICSPPMSSSSKSSPPVEIRNKNLRYDGRTIVSFSDTQTSWQSSFSSMKLQDTNSSPVRRLDATTAGIIKSKSGHAIGHHAPWATVEPPVTVVSADDTSGRDSNGSATYYDKLDVGSAHCNGKDRTKLSQHKTAMYDSTIGFLPGTGPENGAGSRKSSNSDSFEGMENELRCPFCDWICHGDPTQLDKHYWKACPVLTKCPQCSQILEVAALSGHLIHECEAKTSYLSCERCTESVHKDLYEYHLMEDFCRELTTGAARCPLCHDDVLLPLDGGWKRHLLSRAGCLGNTRRRAPTQ; via the exons ATGGCTCGCAAAGTTCCGTTCAAGGTGGTGTTTGCCTCAG ACGAGGACTCGGATTATCCGGCCAGCGAGCTGAACGGCCACAACCCAACCGTGCACGGTTGGCGTTCGAACGCGGACAGCTCCGTCAGCCCGAAAGAAATCGTCCTGCGGTTCTTCCATCCAGCCCGCATCGTGCGGATACAGGTCCTGGCGCATCAGTACTACATCC CGGAACGCATCGAGCTATGGATCCACTATTCGAGCAAAAGCGCCCCCAGCACGCCCTCGAGCCAGAGCTTCGAGTATATGGGCTTTGTGGCGTTGTCCGACAACGCCAGCACCAACTACACCTCGCGCGAACTCCAGAGCGTTACCGTCGCCCCAAAGGTGGGCTCTCACCTGAAGCTACGGTTGGGTCCAGCTCACCCAAACCAATTCAACAAGGACAACCAGGTGGCGCTGTTGGCCATCAACATCCTCGGAGAGGAACTAACGGCTGATGAACTAGCCGCATCCCAGGGCAACGTGTCGGCGTTGCTAAATGCCGTACCAGCCAACATCGACACGCTAACCAGCTCGCTGGCATCGGCCTGTGACGATCTATCGTACTCGATGTACGTGGAGGAGAGCATCTGTGAGGTGGTCCGCAAGATGGAGCTCCTAAAAGTGCAAGCCGTGCAAG aCGAACGCTTTGAGTACGCGAGGAAGCTGAAACTCTGCATGGGAGCGCTCAGAACTGCTGGTGAGCGTCTGGGCCGATATGCACTGGCCAAACGACAGGCTGTCCAAGCGGAGGACTTCACGACGGCTCGGTTGCGCAAGGAGCAGATCGAGATGTACCGAAAGGCCGTCTTCGATCAGCTGCGAGTCGAGTTGCTGCTGCAAAGCGACAAAAGCGTCACGAGTAATGACTCCTGTTCGGAGCTGTACGCCTCCAAGCCAACGTTGCCTTCACCGCCCAGCTTGCAGGATGTGGCCAGTGCACTGTCCGCTGATTCCACGCTGCCCCACGCACaccacatgcacacgcacgctgGGCTAGAGGGTGCGAAATTACCAGCCAGTGATGCAACTgactccaccaccaccagcaattCGGCGTCCGGTTCGAGCGCTGGAAGTGTTCCGGTAAAGCCCGAAGGACGTACTTCCCAGCAGAGTCTTACCAGACCGGACGAGATGGCACACGGGTCACCGCTGTTGAGCCACAAGGGTCGTAGTCCGATGCGATCGCCCACGAATACGGGATCACTGCGACGTCGGAACAAGAGTGCTCCACGCAACAGCTACGAGGATTACGACGAACGAGCGATTCCTACGCTTAG CGCCCACACCAACGACTTCCTTCGCGAGTGTCAGGGTACGGCCATCATCGAACAGGAAGGTGGCAAGATCCGTTGCAAGCTGAACGATCGAGAACGCCGCCAGGCAGCGCTGCCGATTCTGATCTTTGGCATGGAGCTAGTGGAGTTGATCTACTCGCGACAGTTCACCGATCGCGAGGAAGGTTTGATACGCCTGCGTGGCATCCTAAAGCAGGAGATTGAACCAGAACCACAGCTCCAAGCGGCACAAGCTGGCCCGAATAAGATATGCCGAGGTGCTACACTACTGCTGCATCGAGGCGTACGCGATGCGGTGTTCTCCGTGTTCAGCCAAGCCACGGAGTCAGTGCGGAGTCTTTTCATGGAGTTCGTCCCTAATCG TGTATCAGCTAGTGAGGTAGCACGATCAGTTGATCGACTTCTACCTGAGCTGCTATCGAAGAGTGGTGATCCTTCCGCACGTGTGCACACACTCGCCCAACACACGATCCTCAGTATTGCGGCTTGTCCGGAAGTGCGTGAGCAACATCTCATCGCTCCAGCCCTTTCACGCCCTGTTGGCAACGGAACTCATCCCCGGTTGGCGTTGAGTCGCATGCAGATGCTCGAACAGCTCGTCCTGAGTCAGGGCATCTCAAACGACAAGCAGAGTGGGCTCGCCTGTCGGACACTCTCGGAGGCAGGCTGTTCCGGTATCCACCATCCGGCCGAATCAGTGCGAAAGGTTGCCGAACGAGTCCTTCTACTGGTGTACAAGGTGAACCCGCGATTGGTGCGCAAACAACTCCCACCGGATGATGATGTCACTCGTCGGAACCTGCTCTACCGACAGCTCTTCACAGAGTTCGATAAGATTGATCTCCAG CGCAAGAAGGAAATGCTGGAGAATAAGCAGTTCTGTGGACCGTCGTCATTCGCCGGCATCTGCTCACCACCGATGTCCAGCAGCTCGAAGAGCTCACCACCGGTGGAGATCCGTAACAAGAACCTGCGCTACGATGGCCGCACGATCGTCAGTTTCTCCGACACGCAGACCAGTTGGCAGTCTAGTTTCAGTTCCATGAAATTGCAGGATACCAACTCGAGCCCGGTCCGGCGGCTGGACGCGACGACTGCGGGCATCATCAAGAGCAAGAGTGGCCACGCGATTGGACATCATGCGCCATGGGCTACCGTGGAACCTCCCGTGACGGTGGTATCCGCAGATGACACCTCAGGCCGGGACAGCAATGGAAGCGCAACCTACTACGATAAGCTGGACGTTGGGAGCGCGCACTGCAACGGGAAGGATCGCACGAAGCTGTCCCAACACAAGACGGCTATGTACGACAGCACGATCGGGTTCCTGCCGGGAACGGGTCCTGAGAATGGTGCTGGATCACGCAAGAGCTCGAATTCGGACTCGTTCGAAGGGATGGAGAACGAGCT acgatgtcctttttgcgaTTGGATCTGTCACGGGGACCCAACTCAGCTGGATAAGCACTACTGGAAGGCATGCCCCGTGCTCACCAAATGTCCTCAGTGCAGCCAGATCCTGGAGGTGGCGGCCTTGTCCGGGCATCTGATAC ATGAGTGTGAGGCCAAAACGAGCTATTTGTCGTGCGAACGATGCACGGAATCGGTACACAAGGACCTCTACGAGTACCACCTGATGGAGGACTTCTGCAGAG AGTTAACGACGGGTGCTGCCCGATGCCCTCTGTGTCATGACGATGTTCTGCTTCCGCTGGATGGTGGCTGGAAGCGGCACCTACTCAGCCGTGCCGGATGCCTCGGTAACACCCGACGCCGTGCACCGACACAGTGA
- the LOC128727193 gene encoding angiotensin-converting enzyme-like: MYDFNSFKDADLKRRIKKLTDLGYAALDEAKFTQLVDAISRMQENYATAKVCQYRNESNCNFGLEPELTETLAKSRDPEELKHYWVQWHAVAGKPVRKDFDEYVTLNREAANLNNFTSGAEYWLDAYEDDTFEAQVNAAIEQIRPLYEQIHAYVRYRLRKHYGNDIVSEKGPIPIHLLGNMWGQTWDNIADITTPFPDKKLLDVTEEMVRQGYTAVKMFQMGDEFFQSLNMTKLPSTFWEKSILEKPNDGRELVCHASAWDFYKKDDVRIKQCTRINMEDFFTVHHELGHIQYYLQYQHQPSVYREGANPGFHEAVGDVLSLSVSTPKHLEKIGLLKDFVLDEESKLNQFYQAGLSKLVFLPFAYTLDKYRWEIFRGDIKPENYNCKFWEMRSKYSGVVPPVMRSESDFDAAAKYHVSADVEYLRYFVSYLVQFQFHQAACEKAGQYVKGDPEKTINNCDIYQSAEAGNALKAMLAMGSSKPWPDAMEVLTGQRKMSAEALLEYFQPLYDWLVKENKALGAYVGWEQNSMCKSA, encoded by the exons ATGTACGATTTCAACAGCTTTAAGGATGCGGATCTGAAGCGTCGTATCAAGAAGCTGACTGATCTCGGATACGCAGCGCTGGACGAGGCGAAGTTCACGCAGCTCGTCGATGCCATCTCGAGGATGCAGGAAAACTATGCCACCGCCAAGGTGTGCCAGTACCGGAACGAGTCGAACTGCAACTTTGGTCTCGAGCCGGAGCTAACGGAGACGCTCGCGAAGAGTCGTGATCCGGAGGAGCTGAAGCACTACTGGGTGCAGTGGCACGCGGTCGCTGGTAAACCGGTGCGAAAGGACTTCGATGAGTACGTCACGCTGAACCGCGAGGCCGCCAATCTGAACA ATTTTACCTCGGGAGCTGAATACTGGCTAGATGCGTACGAGGACGACACGTTCGAGGCACAGGTCAACGCAGCGATCGAACAAATTCGTCCACTGTACGAACAAATCCACGCTTACGTGCGATACCGCCTGCGAAAGCACTACGGCAACGATATTGTCTCCGAAAAGGGTCCAATTCCCATTCACCTGCTCGGGAACATGTGGGGACAGACGTGGGACAATATTGCTGATATTACGACACCGTTCCCCGATAAGAAGTTGCTCGATGTGACAGAAGAGATGGTCCGCCAGGGTTACACCGCTGTCAAGATGTTCCAGATGGGTGATGAGTTCTTCCAGTCACTGAACATGACCAAACTGCCGTC CACATTCTGGGAGAAGAGCATCCTCGAGAAACCCAACGACGGACGGGAGCTTGTGTGTCACGCCAGTGCGTGGGACTTCTACAAAAAGGATGACGTTCGCATCAAGCAGTGCACGCGTATCAACATGGAGGACTTTTTCACAGTACACCACGAGCTGGGCCACATCCAGTATTATCTGCAGTACCAACATCAGCCTAGTGTGTACCGTGAGGGAGCGAATCCTGGCTTCCATGAGGCCGTCGGTGACGTCCTATCGCTCTCCGTATCGACACCAAAGCATCTCGAGAAGATCGGTCTCCTGAAGGACTTCGTGTTGGACGAGGAATCGAAGCTCAATCAGTTCTACCAAGCCGGTCTGTCGAAGCTGGTGTTCCTGCCGTTCGCGTACACGCTCGACAAGTACCGCTGGGAGATCTTCCGCGGTGATATCAAGCCCGAGAACTACAACTGCAAGTTCTGGGAGATGCGCTCGAAGTACTCCGGGGTCGTGCCTCCGGTGATGCGCAGTGAGAGTGACTTCGATGCTGCCGCCAAGTACCACGTGTCGGCAGATGTCGAGTATCTGCGATACTTCGTGTCGTACTTGGTACAGTTCCAGTTCCATCAGGCAGCTTGTGAGAAAGCCGGCCAGTACGTTAAAGGTGACCCGGAGAAAACGATCAACAACTGCGATATCTACCAGAGCGCTGAGGCGGGTAATGCGCTAAAGGCGATGTTGGCCATGGGCTCTTCGAAACCGTGGCCTGATGCGATGGAGGTACTTACTGGACAGCGCAAGATGAGTGCCGAAGCCTTGCTCGAGTACTTCCAACCGCTGTACGATTggctggtgaaggaaaataagGCCCTCGGAGCGTACGTCGGATGGGAGCAAAATTCCA tgTGCAAATCGGCCTAG